In Streptomyces sp. P3, one DNA window encodes the following:
- a CDS encoding acyltransferase — protein sequence MKHGRPPGKPGQIVVLRAGGTSGERVRLGVHDLLNGTFATPRTFFYRRTLDSDALADSLRRTLAHHPLLTGRLERDTDGGLSVVCNDAGAMFAVTHSDQVMPDYGPDRSAKRDLRRYIHSVNAFRVVGHDTPLLTVKVTHMRGGGSVLGVAVNHSVVDGSGYLDFLRHWSRTHAGLDGSAPPYDRALLDGLAAEACPAPDDPQYQVVTGRQKFGFIWRVNSRAWKVRTVTVRLTAAEVLALRAAARAGQDRDLPPASSAVALGAHLWRVLGALRDREPGAEERLGIVVGLRTVLKDRLPHGYGGNAVSNTTAVLAARELREEPLAHTVAAVRAAVERVTPVRVRQEAAFLEAQRQAGRSGRVMSRMSLDAFEGTVALNDSGRLPVYTLEFGAGRPFWFEFPASPIPWTALVTPTPDDDHSRDVHLSVPREAADALRSPQWAERLRGAADGPGGLRPGGP from the coding sequence AGGGACGTCCGGCGAGCGGGTCCGGCTGGGCGTTCACGACCTGCTGAACGGCACTTTCGCCACACCGCGCACCTTCTTCTACCGGCGGACCCTGGACTCCGACGCCCTGGCCGACTCGCTGCGCCGCACACTGGCGCACCATCCGCTGCTCACGGGACGCCTCGAACGCGACACGGACGGCGGCCTCAGCGTGGTGTGCAACGACGCCGGAGCGATGTTCGCCGTCACCCACTCCGACCAGGTCATGCCGGACTACGGGCCGGACCGCTCCGCCAAGCGGGACCTGCGCCGGTACATCCACTCCGTCAACGCCTTCCGCGTCGTCGGGCACGACACACCGCTGCTCACGGTCAAGGTCACCCATATGCGAGGGGGCGGCTCCGTCCTCGGCGTCGCCGTCAACCACAGCGTGGTCGACGGCAGCGGCTACCTCGACTTCCTGCGCCACTGGTCGCGCACACACGCCGGACTGGACGGTTCCGCGCCGCCGTACGACCGCGCGCTGCTGGACGGCCTGGCCGCCGAGGCGTGTCCCGCACCGGACGACCCGCAGTACCAGGTCGTCACCGGACGTCAGAAGTTCGGGTTCATCTGGAGGGTCAACTCCCGTGCGTGGAAGGTGCGCACCGTCACCGTCCGACTGACCGCGGCGGAGGTCCTCGCCCTGCGCGCGGCCGCGCGCGCCGGACAGGACCGCGATCTGCCTCCTGCCTCCAGCGCGGTCGCGCTGGGGGCACACCTGTGGCGGGTCCTCGGCGCGCTCCGTGACCGGGAGCCCGGCGCCGAGGAGCGCCTGGGGATCGTGGTCGGACTGCGGACCGTGCTGAAGGACCGCCTTCCGCACGGCTACGGGGGCAACGCGGTGTCCAACACCACGGCCGTGCTGGCGGCCCGTGAGCTGCGCGAAGAGCCCCTCGCCCACACCGTCGCCGCGGTACGCGCCGCGGTGGAGCGTGTCACGCCCGTCCGGGTGCGCCAGGAGGCCGCCTTCCTGGAGGCGCAGCGGCAGGCAGGGCGCTCGGGCCGTGTCATGAGCCGTATGTCACTGGACGCGTTCGAGGGCACGGTCGCCCTGAACGACTCCGGCAGGTTGCCGGTGTACACGCTGGAGTTCGGCGCCGGACGGCCGTTCTGGTTCGAGTTCCCGGCAAGCCCCATCCCCTGGACGGCACTCGTCACGCCCACCCCCGACGACGACCACAGCCGCGACGTCCACCTGAGTGTTCCCCGTGAAGCCGCCGACGCCCTGCGAAGCCCGCAGTGGGCCGAACGTCTGCGCGGCGCCGCCGACGGTCCTGGCGGCCTCCGACCGGGCGGCCCCTGA
- the metK gene encoding methionine adenosyltransferase, with the protein MPRRLFTSESVTEGHPDKIADQISDTILDALLREDPASRVAVETLITTGLVHVAGEVTTKAYAPIPQLVRDKILEIGYDSSKKGFDGASCGVSVSIGAQSADIAQGVDTAYESRVEGDEDELDRQGAGDQGLMFGYASDETPTLMPLPIFLAHRLSKRLSDVRKNGTIPYLRPDGKTQVTIEYDGDKAVRLDTVVVSSQHASDIDLESLLAPDIREFVVEPELKALLDDGIKLDTDNYRLLVNPTGRFEIGGPMGDAGLTGRKIIIDTYGGFARHGGGAFSGKDPSKVDRSAAYAMRWVAKNVVAAGLAARCEVQVAYAIGKAEPVGLFVETFGTAKVDVEKIEKAIDDVFDLRPAAIIRDLDLLRPIYAQTAAYGHFGRELPDFTWERTDRVDALRKAAGL; encoded by the coding sequence ATGCCTCGTCGCCTGTTCACTTCGGAGTCTGTGACCGAGGGTCACCCCGACAAGATCGCTGACCAGATCAGCGACACCATCCTCGACGCGTTGCTGCGTGAGGACCCGGCCTCCCGGGTCGCCGTCGAGACCCTGATCACGACCGGTCTGGTGCACGTGGCCGGCGAGGTCACCACCAAGGCCTACGCGCCGATCCCCCAGCTGGTGCGCGACAAGATCCTCGAGATCGGCTACGACTCCTCCAAGAAGGGCTTCGACGGCGCGTCCTGTGGTGTCTCGGTGTCCATCGGCGCGCAGTCCGCGGACATCGCCCAGGGCGTGGACACGGCGTACGAGTCCCGGGTCGAGGGCGACGAGGACGAGCTGGACCGTCAGGGCGCCGGTGACCAGGGCCTGATGTTCGGCTACGCGTCCGACGAGACGCCGACCCTGATGCCGCTGCCGATCTTCCTGGCGCACCGGCTGTCGAAGCGGCTGTCGGACGTCCGCAAGAACGGGACCATCCCCTACCTGCGTCCGGACGGCAAGACCCAGGTCACCATCGAGTACGACGGCGACAAGGCGGTCCGGCTGGACACCGTGGTCGTGTCCTCGCAGCACGCCTCGGACATCGACCTGGAGTCGCTGCTCGCTCCCGACATCCGTGAGTTCGTCGTGGAGCCGGAGCTGAAGGCGCTCCTGGACGACGGCATCAAGCTCGACACCGACAACTACCGTCTGCTGGTGAACCCGACCGGCCGCTTCGAGATCGGCGGCCCGATGGGCGACGCCGGCCTCACCGGCCGCAAGATCATCATTGACACCTACGGCGGCTTCGCCCGTCACGGCGGTGGCGCCTTCTCGGGCAAGGACCCGTCCAAGGTCGACCGTTCGGCCGCGTACGCGATGCGCTGGGTGGCGAAGAACGTGGTGGCGGCGGGTCTGGCGGCCCGCTGCGAGGTCCAGGTCGCCTACGCGATCGGCAAGGCCGAGCCGGTCGGCCTGTTCGTCGAGACCTTCGGCACCGCCAAGGTCGACGTCGAGAAGATCGAGAAGGCCATCGACGACGTCTTCGACCTCCGCCCGGCCGCGATCATCCGCGATCTCGACCTGCTGCGCCCGATCTACGCCCAGACCGCCGCGTACGGCCACTTCGGCCGCGAGCTGCCCGACTTCACGTGGGAGCGCACCGACCGCGTGGACGCACTGCGCAAGGCCGCCGGCCTGTGA